CCTGCTCAATTTGCCTGCTTATCAGGCTTTTGATAAAATAAAGCTGCGAAACGCGCTCGCGGATCACCTCGGCAGCCTTACCCGTCCATGATGAATCGTCGATATCAAATTCGAAAGTTGGCAGGCTTACGCTTGTTTTATCAATAGTTATTTGTTGTGCAGCCTCGTTAATGCTCAGCTCTACATCAACCGTGGTATTGATGATCTCAGCACCACATTCGCCCTCCCATAAAACAGTAGCTGCCATATTCGGATCAAAAGCTTTCCGCTGGATGGCTTCTGTTTGCCACATCCTTACCAGTTTACGCTGTTCCTCATCAAGCACTATCCAGCCTTTACCTTCGGCCTCATCAGCCCCGCCTTTACCATTGGCCTGCGAGAAAACATTCATCACCTCCTCAACAGTAACCGGGGGCAGCATGGCGTTTGAGTTATTAACGTGATCATAAACCTGGTTAGCGGTTAAGGGATTGATATTTTTATCGTTATTATGGGTATTCAGATCCACGGCTTTACCAAATGATAAAGCGGCAGCCGCGGCTTTATAGTATTTACTATCCGGATCGGGTTTTGAATCGGGATCGGTAATATCAAAATCCGGATCGGCTATCAGCGTGTTCGAAAATATGTTCAGCTGCTGTAAAATAGCGTTGGCATTGTAGCTGGTATTTTTTACGCCATAGGTTTTTGTGGGCGAGTTAACTACCACCCCCTCTGTTTTCAGGGCGAAATCCGTATCGCGGGCCATGGCGGCTGTGGCACCGTTGGCATACCAGCTTCTGCGGGCCGCAGGGTTGGTGTTAAATACCTCGTTGTATATTTCGTTGTGCTCGCGGTAGGTTTTCATCAGCTCACGGCCTGCAGGCGTATCCATCAGGCGTTTTTCCTGGTCCTGCGCGTTTGCGGCAAAGGCGCGCTGCTCGTCGGCGCTCAGGGTATCCTTACGGCCCGAGTCTGCACCTGCGGCCTGCAGCAAATCGCGTTCATCTTCAAAATCCAACATGTTACCGGCTGTATCCATGGTTATTTTGTGAGCCATTTTAGCGTTGATGGTGTACCTGCCTTTCAGCGTTATTTTATCAAGCATTAAACGGATGCTGACCTGATCGCCGGTTTTTACACAGGCATCTGAAATGAGTTGAACATCCCTTAAATCGGAACATACAAAATCTGTAAACTTAAAGCTCAGGTTGCCGTTATTGAAAGCGTATGAGGTTGGCATATCAACGTTAAATGCCAGCGGATATTCGGCCGTATCCTTTAATGCAAATTGCTGCGCCTGGTTATTAACAGCAGCATATATGGCCTTTTCGGTATTTTTCCAGTTCATTTTTTTAGTTTTTAATTGGTTTTAACCTTTTTGTAACCGGGTGCTGTGCCGGTTAATTTATGTTGTTTGTTTAATTGGGGCTATTAGTTGGCAGGCACGTGCACGGCATTTATTTCAAGCTGCTGCACTATGGTTTTACCTGTTGATACCGTGATTGAATTATCAGGAATGCCTATCGAAATTTTCACTCCCGCTATGGTGTTGGATATAACGGGTACCGAATAAACATCAAGGCTTTGCAGGTGATTGGTGATAATCTTATCTACAATAAGCTTATCTAACGATTTCGGGATCATATCAACCAGGGCACTGGTGGCTGTAGCCATTACCGTACCCACAATAGAGCCCGACCAGGTAGGCAACGCCCTGATGGCAAACTCGTTGGTTGATACCACTTTGAGGCGTACTTTCTGAACATCTTTATCCTTAACCTTTACAGTTACCAGTTTGGCTTCGGCCACTACAGATGCCTCTTTAGGAGTAATGCTCACAGCGAACGAAGCAGTTAATTTATCCCAGTTATCCGGATCAACCATGGCATCGATAGCCGTGGTTACCGGGCATAATACCGATTTGGTGATGCCTATGCCCAAACCGGTTACTTCGCCCTTTGCCGAGATATTGCCCGGAGTTAGCTTCGCGGTGATTTTTTCGTCGGATAAATCGAGCGACAAATCGGCAACCGTAACGGCAATTTTGTACCCGGCCGACCATTCATTAGGCCCCGTTTTATCTTCATCACCAAAGGTTTGCCCTTTAACCTCCTTATTAAGCAAAACATTAGGGATAGCGCTTGATACTTCAGTGTAAACACCCGACGTAAGACCGGATGGCAGCGTATAATCGCTGATATTGGTGGCGGGATTGGTTTTAAGCGATGATGCCAGCACAATGGAGCCGCCGGTTATTTTAAAGGCAACAGGCTGCAGTTCAACACCCTCAAAGGCGGGGATGGCCGGTATAGTGATGCTTGTTAACACCGGGTCAACAATATCAAACAGTGCAGGCACCAGCTGATGGTTAACCAGTTCGGCATCCATTTCAGAAAAATCAGTCTGATCAACTAATATCGCCCGCGGTTTTAAACATACATCAGTAAGGCTGGTGGCAAATAAATCGCAAATAATAATAACCTCTCCGGTTGCGGTGGTGCTTACTTCATCATAAGTCATTGTGCCGGTTACCGATGGCAGTTGCAGCTTAAAACCGTTGGCTAAAGGCCACTCTGCCTTTTCCTGTTTAATAGCAGCGTCCCATTCCTCATGCGTTGGCGCTTCAAAAACAATAAGCGGTAACTCATTAATTACCAGGCTCAGTTCAAAATCGCCCAGATCAGGAATGGTTTGGGTGGTTTGGTACGTAAAAAGTTTTTCCTTCGCTTCGTCGTTATCAAACAGGAAGCGGATCACGTTGTTGATGGCTTGTTGGGAAATACCCGCCGCCACATCAAATTGGCTCATTGGTTTTTAGTTTTTTGGGTTGATAATTTGTTTATAGTCCAATAGGTTTCTGCCCATACCCCGCCCGCGCGGTATTTTGATGGGAAATGTTTGTAGACTATCTGGCTGGGGCCATGCAACGAATCCTGGATATGCAGCGTTGCGTTAGCGGCATTAAAGCCGTTAATCATCACATAGTGTGCATCGCCTTTAAACCAGTTTATCCGGAGGCAAACCGGCCTGCCCATACTTATCTCAAACTGTACCCGCTCAAAAAAAGGCTTGCCGGGGCTCCAGTGGCTGTAGCAGTTAACAGCTTCCAGCGCCTTATCAAGGTTATAATTGATATTGCATCGCTCGCTAACATCAGTGCTATCGGTATAAGCCGAGCAATCAAAACCTAACACCTGCGAGGCTATTTCATATTGTTGGATAGTGTTTTGATGATAGTAAGCCGTTAATCCCTGGGCTATGGCGGCCCAGCACCAGCGCTCCAATTGTTGGTTTGCCAGCGTTGAGTTAGGCAGTATATATTCCCCGGCCGATGGACTCAGTTTTTTTGCATTGCCCAGGCTGGATCTCATTGAATTTTCATTT
The sequence above is a segment of the Mucilaginibacter celer genome. Coding sequences within it:
- a CDS encoding papain-like cysteine protease family protein, whose product is MRSSLGNAKKLSPSAGEYILPNSTLANQQLERWCWAAIAQGLTAYYHQNTIQQYEIASQVLGFDCSAYTDSTDVSERCNINYNLDKALEAVNCYSHWSPGKPFFERVQFEISMGRPVCLRINWFKGDAHYVMINGFNAANATLHIQDSLHGPSQIVYKHFPSKYRAGGVWAETYWTINKLSTQKTKNQ